A part of Leptospira perdikensis genomic DNA contains:
- the thiE gene encoding thiamine phosphate synthase — MENKIHGVYLVTDRPLCRTHGLAEVVELSALGGVSLVQLREKETDSREFLELAKHLKKILTPFAIPLLINDRLDICLAAGADGVHLGQSDLPWQEARRILGNNAIIGLSLETKEDYHSLIETNPKPPLDYLAVSPVFDTNTKTNTKPAWGLEGLKWLRSKTTIPIVAIGGINESNAETVVKAGADSIAVVSAICSAEDPKLATEILSKKFHT; from the coding sequence ATGGAGAATAAAATTCATGGAGTTTATTTGGTAACAGATAGACCCCTCTGCCGAACGCATGGTTTGGCAGAGGTAGTGGAACTTTCTGCTCTTGGTGGAGTTTCTCTTGTACAACTTCGGGAAAAAGAAACTGACAGTCGCGAATTTTTAGAACTCGCAAAACATTTAAAAAAAATTCTAACACCATTCGCCATTCCCCTTCTTATCAATGACCGTTTAGACATCTGTTTGGCGGCCGGTGCCGATGGTGTCCATCTGGGACAATCCGATTTACCTTGGCAGGAAGCTCGCCGGATCTTAGGAAACAATGCCATCATTGGGCTTTCCTTAGAAACCAAAGAAGATTACCATTCTCTAATAGAAACAAATCCAAAACCTCCTTTAGATTATTTGGCGGTTTCCCCTGTGTTTGATACCAATACAAAAACAAATACCAAACCCGCCTGGGGACTCGAAGGACTCAAATGGTTACGAAGTAAAACCACAATCCCCATCGTTGCCATAGGGGGAATTAATGAATCCAATGCCGAAACAGTTGTGAAAGCCGGAGCAGATTCGATTGCCGTAGTGAGTGCGATTTGTTCCGCCGAAGATCCAAAATTGGCAACGGAAATTTTATCAAAAAAATTTCATACCTAA
- the queG gene encoding tRNA epoxyqueuosine(34) reductase QueG codes for MTNPIYQIRSQIKTICEAEGFSLVGFTEAKIPNSDRKHLDEWIQEERFGEMVWFAKDHAVGIRNDFQNLGFVPKSVICLGFIYRSSQGEELLSQMESKVSRYALGSDYHLILKEKGNRILKTLREKFSGFKFRQSVDSLPVAEKILTRESGIVWQGKNTNLIHPKLGSYFFLSTILTDLELGGPDPEEIITDHCGSCRKCLDVCPTNALEAYQIDARKCISYLTIEDRKETEATDSFLEWDRKGWVYGCDLCQEVCPWNANVAKRNEVETSENEFLPRSFWTDPNFLEKESLTKQEFDVYFKDSPIERIGFEIWNRNLKQKKIKEAN; via the coding sequence ATGACAAATCCAATCTATCAGATTCGTTCCCAAATTAAAACCATTTGTGAGGCAGAAGGATTTTCTTTGGTTGGATTCACAGAAGCAAAAATCCCAAATTCAGACCGCAAACATTTGGATGAATGGATTCAGGAAGAGCGATTTGGAGAAATGGTTTGGTTTGCCAAAGACCATGCTGTGGGAATTCGAAATGATTTTCAAAATTTAGGTTTTGTTCCGAAGTCTGTGATCTGCCTTGGGTTTATTTATAGATCAAGTCAGGGTGAAGAGTTACTTTCCCAAATGGAATCTAAGGTTTCCCGTTATGCGTTAGGTTCTGACTACCATCTCATCTTAAAAGAAAAAGGAAATCGGATTTTAAAAACCCTCCGGGAGAAGTTCTCTGGTTTTAAATTTCGTCAATCTGTGGATAGTTTGCCCGTAGCTGAAAAAATCTTAACTCGGGAATCGGGGATTGTTTGGCAGGGAAAAAATACAAACCTCATCCATCCAAAACTTGGATCTTATTTTTTTCTTTCGACCATTCTCACCGACTTAGAATTAGGTGGTCCAGATCCAGAAGAAATCATCACAGACCATTGTGGTAGTTGTCGTAAATGTTTGGATGTATGTCCCACAAACGCTCTCGAAGCTTATCAAATTGATGCTAGAAAATGTATCTCTTACCTAACCATTGAGGACAGAAAAGAAACCGAAGCCACTGATTCTTTTTTAGAATGGGATCGGAAAGGTTGGGTGTATGGTTGCGATCTCTGCCAAGAAGTTTGTCCTTGGAATGCCAATGTTGCCAAAAGAAACGAAGTTGAAACCTCAGAGAATGAATTTTTACCGAGATCCTTTTGGACGGACCCTAATTTTTTAGAAAAAGAATCATTGACCAAACAAGAGTTTGATGTTTATTTTAAGGATTCACCCATTGAGAGAATTGGGTTTGAAATTTGGAATCGAAATTTAAAACAAAAGAAGATCAAAGAAGCAAATTGA
- a CDS encoding LIC_11502 family protein: MGENGNEVYLTEIQGQLPSHLYVHLPKLVSLFPQIEALVTLPKGLPELLRKGIYFALLQSVVRLLERNTDPLLPEILPEYGELIRSVSETYSALSPEVESNWLEECIQYGDKSAYHWEWKHFDSRELF; encoded by the coding sequence ATGGGTGAAAATGGGAACGAAGTTTATCTTACAGAAATTCAAGGCCAGTTGCCAAGCCATTTGTATGTTCATCTCCCAAAACTAGTTTCTCTCTTTCCACAAATTGAGGCCCTTGTTACTCTTCCCAAGGGACTTCCGGAACTTTTAAGAAAGGGAATTTACTTTGCCTTACTCCAATCGGTGGTGAGACTTCTCGAAAGGAACACAGACCCACTTTTACCCGAAATCCTTCCTGAATATGGGGAGCTGATCCGTTCGGTTTCCGAAACCTATTCCGCTCTAAGCCCAGAAGTTGAATCCAATTGGCTCGAAGAATGCATTCAATATGGAGATAAATCAGCCTACCATTGGGAATGGAAACATTTTGATTCCAGAGAATTGTTTTAA
- a CDS encoding acyl-CoA thioesterase: protein MIRTEIQIRFNDMDPMRRVNNSSYSTYLELARLDFCNRYLNVSELDDIPFVLARVEMDLKASVLPGVSIYVETWVSAIGTTSWEFSYEIRDKKTNTVYVSAKTVQVYFDYHAKTKKPIPPDFLKSLEKEQL, encoded by the coding sequence ATGATACGTACCGAAATTCAAATTCGATTTAATGATATGGATCCAATGCGAAGGGTCAATAACTCCAGTTATTCGACTTATTTAGAGTTGGCAAGGTTGGATTTTTGTAATCGTTATTTAAATGTATCGGAGTTAGATGACATTCCTTTTGTTCTCGCACGTGTGGAAATGGATCTAAAGGCTTCTGTCCTTCCCGGTGTTTCCATTTATGTAGAAACTTGGGTCTCAGCTATTGGAACTACTTCTTGGGAATTTTCGTATGAAATTCGTGACAAAAAAACAAACACGGTTTATGTGTCAGCTAAAACAGTTCAGGTGTATTTTGATTATCATGCCAAAACCAAAAAACCAATCCCACCTGACTTTCTAAAATCACTCGAGAAGGAACAATTGTAA
- a CDS encoding cell envelope biogenesis protein OmpA, with protein MVWISLMLVGAGFFLFWLWAKPLEKQRIVLLVRKEGNSNPEKNTLILESPIRELSIFFEAGSSKLEKESIHLLQAEWELNPISQIGYLSLIGSADASGHLTKNRKLVKDRVRNVESYLVSLGIPKDKINQTFLEPIYGKNPELRRLLRSVQIQYKIET; from the coding sequence ATGGTTTGGATTTCCCTTATGTTAGTTGGGGCAGGATTTTTCCTCTTTTGGCTTTGGGCCAAACCTTTGGAAAAACAAAGAATTGTACTACTTGTACGCAAAGAAGGAAATTCCAACCCTGAAAAAAATACACTTATTCTGGAATCTCCTATTAGAGAACTTTCCATCTTTTTCGAAGCCGGATCCTCGAAGTTAGAAAAAGAATCTATCCATTTGTTACAAGCTGAGTGGGAACTCAATCCTATCTCCCAAATAGGATATCTTTCCTTGATTGGTTCTGCAGATGCCTCTGGCCATTTGACAAAAAATCGAAAACTGGTGAAAGATAGAGTTCGCAATGTCGAGAGCTACTTGGTATCTCTTGGAATTCCCAAAGATAAAATAAATCAAACTTTTTTAGAACCAATATATGGCAAAAATCCGGAACTACGAAGGTTGTTACGATCCGTTCAGATCCAATATAAAATAGAAACATAG
- a CDS encoding patatin-like phospholipase family protein, producing MQSLPSNESPNHPKLPKAKGSKRALLVEGGGMKGAFSGGVLYAWNQFLRPNYFDLVVGVSSGACAAAYYVSMPKKEPIKSEKALAVWYKDLSGRKLISFLHPFQGKTLLNQEYLIDFIFRKKVRLESETLDRKNVPHFVVAVSNLHTHSIEYVKATSSNVFDLLKAATSLPIATRGKHWLNGTLYSDAAILNPLPIQDIIEAGYKEIVVIMNSPIRHISGPLTRLTSLLAFPTRRTIRRLMRKLHHFHFNTARELAVKPPKGVKIITVAPDKPLPVKLTTTIRTKLYKTVLLGAKKGEEAMQKILKRKSKKQK from the coding sequence GTGCAGTCTCTTCCATCGAACGAATCTCCAAATCATCCCAAACTTCCTAAAGCCAAAGGTTCCAAAAGAGCACTCCTTGTGGAAGGAGGGGGAATGAAAGGGGCATTTTCTGGCGGTGTTCTCTACGCATGGAATCAGTTCTTACGACCGAATTACTTTGATTTGGTGGTCGGTGTTTCGTCAGGTGCTTGTGCTGCCGCTTATTATGTATCAATGCCTAAAAAAGAACCAATTAAAAGTGAAAAGGCACTGGCCGTTTGGTATAAGGATTTGTCGGGAAGAAAACTCATTTCCTTTTTACATCCTTTTCAAGGCAAAACGCTTTTAAATCAGGAGTATCTAATCGATTTTATCTTTCGGAAAAAAGTTAGGTTAGAATCAGAAACTCTGGATAGAAAAAATGTCCCTCATTTTGTCGTCGCAGTTAGTAATTTACATACCCATTCTATTGAATATGTCAAAGCCACATCTTCCAATGTGTTTGATTTGTTGAAAGCTGCTACTTCGTTACCAATTGCCACTCGCGGTAAACATTGGTTAAATGGAACTTTATATTCCGATGCAGCGATTTTAAATCCACTGCCCATCCAAGACATCATCGAAGCTGGATACAAAGAAATTGTGGTGATTATGAATTCTCCTATCCGTCATATTTCAGGCCCACTCACAAGACTTACTAGTTTACTTGCTTTTCCAACAAGACGAACCATCCGAAGGTTGATGCGTAAACTCCATCACTTCCATTTCAATACAGCAAGAGAACTCGCCGTCAAACCACCCAAAGGTGTGAAGATTATCACCGTTGCACCAGATAAACCGCTTCCAGTCAAACTCACGACAACGATTCGGACCAAATTGTACAAAACTGTATTACTTGGTGCTAAAAAAGGCGAAGAGGCTATGCAAAAAATTCTAAAACGGAAATCTAAAAAACAAAAATAG
- a CDS encoding DUF1577 domain-containing protein, translating into MRPMDQITGKEQKHHVILHYLMNQEMKANWNGQIQSMTVTQELPGGEEIIVDWSEVWAIGPGSTFILSKLLARYLELHCSFVKQIAPNKIQLHVDKVLIAKKERLNPRFTISEDGLVNVTNIVSSKTIIEANMFNIPTLVRVNFEDYRKRMMVRSGEAGAMDIFKSGMERKYDVVKSTQKILFIKDATNAESYRSDDEGFINYEDEIEDHVDKLAMAARDKKIKSELILPILYTNELEETIPIGYYSLQTKDNFITKEDLDFYQKQIAEMIERIKDANLMTTVEKFPVLDLSTTGLRLRITNSSLVETLPKQKGILLELVFKLQTPFRFFGKIAWAFKEASGDLLVGVEFSGKRTYAEKVRFEENIEIIKNNGKSAA; encoded by the coding sequence ATGCGACCAATGGATCAAATCACAGGGAAAGAACAAAAACACCATGTGATCTTACACTATCTTATGAATCAAGAAATGAAGGCCAACTGGAATGGACAAATCCAATCCATGACCGTCACACAGGAATTACCTGGCGGTGAAGAAATTATTGTTGATTGGTCTGAAGTTTGGGCGATTGGCCCTGGTTCCACATTCATACTTTCCAAACTTTTGGCTCGGTATCTAGAACTCCATTGTTCTTTCGTAAAACAAATTGCACCTAACAAAATCCAACTACATGTAGACAAAGTTCTCATTGCAAAAAAAGAAAGATTAAACCCTCGTTTTACTATTTCGGAAGATGGTCTTGTCAATGTTACCAACATCGTCAGTTCCAAAACCATCATTGAAGCAAACATGTTCAACATCCCTACTCTCGTACGAGTCAACTTTGAAGACTACAGAAAACGTATGATGGTTAGGTCAGGCGAAGCAGGTGCGATGGATATTTTCAAATCTGGAATGGAAAGAAAGTATGATGTTGTTAAATCCACTCAAAAAATCCTTTTTATTAAAGATGCTACCAATGCAGAAAGTTACCGATCAGATGATGAAGGTTTCATTAACTATGAAGATGAAATCGAAGATCATGTTGATAAATTGGCAATGGCTGCAAGAGACAAAAAGATAAAATCGGAACTCATTCTGCCTATCCTCTATACAAATGAACTAGAAGAAACCATTCCTATTGGATATTATTCATTACAAACTAAAGATAATTTTATCACCAAAGAAGATTTAGATTTTTACCAAAAACAAATCGCAGAAATGATCGAAAGGATCAAAGATGCAAACCTAATGACAACAGTAGAAAAATTTCCAGTTTTGGATTTATCTACGACAGGACTCAGACTCAGAATTACTAATAGTAGCTTGGTGGAAACTTTGCCCAAACAAAAAGGAATTTTGTTGGAGTTAGTGTTTAAACTCCAAACTCCTTTCCGGTTTTTTGGTAAAATTGCATGGGCTTTCAAAGAAGCTTCAGGAGATTTACTTGTCGGTGTAGAGTTTTCCGGAAAACGCACTTACGCCGAAAAAGTCCGTTTCGAAGAAAATATAGAAATTATCAAAAATAATGGAAAGTCTGCGGCTTAA
- a CDS encoding HepT-like ribonuclease domain-containing protein — protein sequence MFHEFIFYCRELESFLYRNQIQEFKEGDHDSFFAEEMLRYIQAESLKIPQSEKQKYPDLPWEKIDSLWQKDLARAYDYIDLKMLYYICAYEIPKITKTIKLESR from the coding sequence ATGTTCCATGAGTTTATTTTCTATTGCCGGGAGCTTGAGTCCTTCCTCTACAGAAACCAAATCCAAGAATTCAAAGAGGGTGACCACGATAGTTTTTTTGCGGAAGAAATGTTACGTTATATCCAAGCAGAATCCTTAAAAATCCCTCAGTCGGAAAAACAAAAATATCCGGACCTTCCTTGGGAAAAGATTGATAGTCTTTGGCAAAAGGATTTGGCCCGAGCTTACGACTATATCGACTTAAAGATGTTATATTATATCTGCGCTTATGAAATTCCGAAAATTACAAAAACAATCAAATTGGAAAGCCGCTAA
- a CDS encoding FKBP-type peptidyl-prolyl cis-trans isomerase, translating to MKIRIQAALFFLFVLVFPIQSAEKDFQIIDLVVGKGEEAFSGSYVTVHYVGKLTNGTKFDSSRDRNRPFEFNLGAGEVVKGWDKGVKGMRVGGKRKLIIPPELGYGSKKVGNIPPDSTLIFEVELLKIY from the coding sequence ATGAAGATCCGTATACAAGCTGCTCTATTTTTCCTTTTTGTTTTGGTATTCCCCATCCAATCTGCAGAAAAGGATTTCCAAATCATCGATCTCGTTGTCGGGAAAGGGGAAGAGGCCTTTTCCGGTTCCTATGTTACTGTACATTACGTAGGCAAACTCACCAATGGCACCAAGTTTGATAGCTCTCGTGACCGCAACCGCCCTTTTGAATTCAATTTGGGAGCAGGTGAAGTGGTAAAAGGTTGGGACAAAGGTGTAAAAGGAATGCGAGTGGGTGGAAAACGTAAACTCATCATCCCACCTGAACTAGGATACGGTAGTAAAAAAGTAGGAAACATTCCTCCTGACTCCACTCTCATTTTTGAAGTAGAACTTTTAAAAATATACTAA